Proteins encoded within one genomic window of Marasmius oreades isolate 03SP1 chromosome 6, whole genome shotgun sequence:
- a CDS encoding uncharacterized protein (antiSMASH:Cluster_6.2): MNFEQPQRRPSPAMASNRPSKRSAQTRLNRNIDSQVLPPTSCQAGTKNGGKTSTNPPVLIADVIEISSDEEEVRSPPPPKRQGRLTPSVDVARLELELKRLQQENAALVCKHTESQQELEFYRKKKNSMSLDVADLEDHITCEICALKLWTPYYPTVAIRFASPVYKTGSLLLSPSICRLILISMSTKGFLSTYSI; this comes from the exons ATGAATTTTGAACAACCACAACGACGACCGTCGCCCGCCATGGCTTCGAATCGCCCATCGAAGCGATCCGCACAGACTAGGCTTAATCGGAACATTGATTCACAAGTTCTTCCGCCAACTTCTTGTCAGGCTGGAACCAAAAACGGAGGTAAAACCTCTACTAACCCTCCAGTCTTGATCGCCGATGTTATAGAGATATCATCGGACGAGGAGGAGGTCAGatctcctccacctccaaagCGCCAGGGTAGGCTTACACCCAGTGTCGACGTCGCGCGTCTCGAACTAGAACTGAAGCGACTCCAACAG GAGAACGCTGCCCTCGTTTGTAAACATACCGAATCTCAACAAGAACTCGAGTTTTAtcggaaaaagaaaaactcCATGTCGCTC GATGTCGCGGACCTCGAGGATCATATTACTTGCGAAATATGCGCATTAAAGCTGTGGACACCAT ACTACCCGACTGTGGCCATACGTTTTGCCAGTCCTGTTTACAAGACTGGTTCTCTACTGCTCTCGCCCAGCATATGCAGGCTTATCCTCATTTCGATGTCAACCAAAGGCTTCCTGTCAACATACAGCATATGA
- a CDS encoding uncharacterized protein (antiSMASH:Cluster_6.2), with product MVKISLIQHDISSHIPRRPGDPTPTSRNLDPNMHPFARARERTRALNAAKMDRIFAKPFVGALEGHVDAVEVLAKHPDSVTNIASGSWDGGILVHHLSQRQQLLKLPQAHKGKVSGLCFADDSRLLSCGVDRNVKIWKIDGDSDHPLSVLPGKAAINSIDHQRSSPIFATASNLVHIWDETKTAPISNLTFPASTETVTAIRFNLSERSILASLGSDRTFALYDIRTSKPERRVVMQMRANSLSWSPTMPTSVLLASEDHNLYTFDIRHLAEPTMIYKGHVAAVMSCDWSPTGTEFVSGGWDRTVRIWQTGQGHSPEVYHTKRMQRVTATLVTTDARFVLSGSDDGNVRIWKTKASEKLGVVTSRERASMEYRSSLVNRWKVDKEVGKIARTRHLPKPVYSASKLKTTMLEARRVKEERQRKHTRSGESKPKAERKKVVLVEQS from the exons ATGGTG AAAATCTCACTCATTCAACATGATATCTCTTCTCACATTCCGAGACGTCCTGGCGATCCAACGCCGACATCCCGAAATCTCGATCCAAACATGCACCCTTTTGCCCGAGCTAGAGAACGAACGAGAGCTTTGAACGCCGCTAAAATGGATAGAATCTTTGCAAAACCATTCGTTGGCGCTTTGGAAGGACACGTGGATGCTGTCGAGGTGTTAGCCAAGCATCCCGACTCTGTGACGAATATTGCCAGTGGAAGCTGGGATGGAG GAATTCTCGTACATCACTTATCACAGCGTCAACAACTACTAAAACTACCACAAGCGCACAAAGGAAAGGTATCTGGGCTTTGCTTCGCTGATGATTCCCGTCTATTGAGTTGTGGCGTCGATCGGAACGTGAAGATATGGAAAATCGATGGTGATTCT GACCACCCACTCAGTGTTTTGCCTGGAAAGGCGGCTATCAA TTCAATAGATCACCAAAGATCCAGCCCTATATTCGCCACAGCCTCTAACCTTGTTCATATATGGGATGAAACCAA AACAGCTCCAATATCGAATCTCACGTTTCCCGCCTCGACCGAAACCGTGACTGCCATACGCTTCAATCTAAGCGAGAGGTCGATTCTAGCTAGTTTAGGCTCAGACCGGACGTTTGCACTCTATGATATCCGGACCTCGAAACCCGAGCGTCGAGTCGTAATGCAAATGCGAGCAAATTCTCTCTCTTGGTCGCCAACAATGCCGACGTCGGTTCTTTTGGCTTCGGAGGATCACAACCTATACACCTTCGACATTCGACATCTTGCTGAACCTACCATGATCTATAAAGGCCATGTTGCAGCAGTGATGAGCTGCGATTGGTCCCCGACTGGGACAGAATTTGTCTCCGGAGGTTGGGATCGGACAGTGAGAATATGGCAGACAGGGCAAGGACACTCCCCAGAGGTATACCATACAAAAAGAATGCAAAG AGTGACAGCGACTCTTGTGACAACGGACGCTCGATTCGTCCTTTCTGGGTCCGACGATGGGAACgttcgaatatggaaaacaAAGGCATCTGAGAAGTTGGGCGTTGTCACCTCAAGAGAACGTGCCTCAATGGAGTATAGAAGCAGTCTGGTAAATAGATGGAAGGTCGACAAGGAGGTCGGAAAAATTGCTCG CACACGACACTTGCCAAAACCTGTTTACTCTGCTTCCAAACTCAAGACCACGATGCTTGAGGCAAGAAGGGTGAAGGAAGAGAGGCAGAGGAAGCACACAAGAAGTGGCGAGAGCAAGCCGAAGGCCGAGCGAAAGAAAGTTGTCTTGGTCGAACAAAGCTGA
- a CDS encoding uncharacterized protein (antiSMASH:Cluster_6.2): MHPFARARERTRALNAAKMDRIFAKPFVGALEGHVDAVEVLAKHPDSVTNIASGSWDGGILVHHLSQRQQLLKLPQAHKGKVSGLCFADDSRLLSCGVDRNVKIWKIDGDSDHPLSVLPGKAAINSIDHQRSSPIFATASNLVHIWDETKTAPISNLTFPASTETVTAIRFNLSERSILASLGSDRTFALYDIRTSKPERRVVMQMRANSLSWSPTMPTSVLLASEDHNLYTFDIRHLAEPTMIYKGHVAAVMSCDWSPTGTEFVSGGWDRTVRIWQTGQGHSPEVYHTKRMQRVTATLVTTDARFVLSGSDDGNVRIWKTKASEKLGVVTSRERASMEYRSSLVNRWKVDKEVGKIARTRHLPKPVYSASKLKTTMLEARRVKEERQRKHTRSGESKPKAERKKVVLVEQS, translated from the exons ATGCACCCTTTTGCCCGAGCTAGAGAACGAACGAGAGCTTTGAACGCCGCTAAAATGGATAGAATCTTTGCAAAACCATTCGTTGGCGCTTTGGAAGGACACGTGGATGCTGTCGAGGTGTTAGCCAAGCATCCCGACTCTGTGACGAATATTGCCAGTGGAAGCTGGGATGGAG GAATTCTCGTACATCACTTATCACAGCGTCAACAACTACTAAAACTACCACAAGCGCACAAAGGAAAGGTATCTGGGCTTTGCTTCGCTGATGATTCCCGTCTATTGAGTTGTGGCGTCGATCGGAACGTGAAGATATGGAAAATCGATGGTGATTCT GACCACCCACTCAGTGTTTTGCCTGGAAAGGCGGCTATCAA TTCAATAGATCACCAAAGATCCAGCCCTATATTCGCCACAGCCTCTAACCTTGTTCATATATGGGATGAAACCAA AACAGCTCCAATATCGAATCTCACGTTTCCCGCCTCGACCGAAACCGTGACTGCCATACGCTTCAATCTAAGCGAGAGGTCGATTCTAGCTAGTTTAGGCTCAGACCGGACGTTTGCACTCTATGATATCCGGACCTCGAAACCCGAGCGTCGAGTCGTAATGCAAATGCGAGCAAATTCTCTCTCTTGGTCGCCAACAATGCCGACGTCGGTTCTTTTGGCTTCGGAGGATCACAACCTATACACCTTCGACATTCGACATCTTGCTGAACCTACCATGATCTATAAAGGCCATGTTGCAGCAGTGATGAGCTGCGATTGGTCCCCGACTGGGACAGAATTTGTCTCCGGAGGTTGGGATCGGACAGTGAGAATATGGCAGACAGGGCAAGGACACTCCCCAGAGGTATACCATACAAAAAGAATGCAAAG AGTGACAGCGACTCTTGTGACAACGGACGCTCGATTCGTCCTTTCTGGGTCCGACGATGGGAACgttcgaatatggaaaacaAAGGCATCTGAGAAGTTGGGCGTTGTCACCTCAAGAGAACGTGCCTCAATGGAGTATAGAAGCAGTCTGGTAAATAGATGGAAGGTCGACAAGGAGGTCGGAAAAATTGCTCG CACACGACACTTGCCAAAACCTGTTTACTCTGCTTCCAAACTCAAGACCACGATGCTTGAGGCAAGAAGGGTGAAGGAAGAGAGGCAGAGGAAGCACACAAGAAGTGGCGAGAGCAAGCCGAAGGCCGAGCGAAAGAAAGTTGTCTTGGTCGAACAAAGCTGA